The sequence below is a genomic window from Lytechinus variegatus isolate NC3 chromosome 3, Lvar_3.0, whole genome shotgun sequence.
tatactGTTTCTTGTCCTCATGACAGAAAAATATAATCCGAAGTaaaactttagaaaaaaaataattcagctattttatgtattggagtacatggaactGTAGTTcttgccttacatcacaatATCACATATGCTGCCACTTTGAAGTCTCCATGTGTTAGTGATTATCAAattttttacaacttttaacaattcataactttcttattgtccaatattgttcaaatttttaccTCTCAACTTGTctaatttttccttttcctctcaaaacaagtttttatttaggtagaattcccctttaatgcaaAATATGAGCTTCTGCAAGTGCTCATTACATGTACGAGTAATCACTGTATTACCCTTTAAATGCACAGGGAACTCGGCATTAAACATGAATTGCATATTCATAGATTGAGATTTCTTAAATGTAGATCATTCACCAAGGCCAAAGGCTAAAGTGAGATATCGTTAGAGAGAAAATGTATAATATGGGAGGAATTTGCCTGAGGGAGTTCCCCAAATTACATACATGCACTCCTTGCTTTGTCCTAATAGGACTTTTTATATGAACCACCGTACATAGATTTTTACTTCTCAGACATTAATATATAATTGCAATTTTAAAATGAGTCCATTGCCATTGACAAATGTAATGTCCAGCATACTGGTAAAAACAACATTTGAACTTCCACAAATCCTGAAAAgatttaaaaattcaaacatgGATTAATTCGGTAAGAAACCTtcctgtcatggacacgtcagcCTTCAGCCACAGCTAAATCAATTGTTCTTCATTGTCAAATGTAACAGTTGATACCACTGTCGCATGGACATCTTTTAATTTGTTGCCCTAATCACAAGAGTTACAAGGACAAAAATATTCTATCCTCAAAGTCAAGGGTGTGCATCAGTTGACTGTCACCTCTTCTTACGCCCTCCTTGCCACTGCTTCATTAGCTTTTGTTTGCTGTATGTCATAGTCTTTGAAAATCCTGTTCGGTGGAAACAAAACAGACATAAAGATTACCAGAAATCATCATTCAGACAAACTTAGACAAATTCAGACAAACTTATTCTATATCAGGTCGAAGCTAAGGATCTGCTGCTTTTAACCTCATTAAAtctcaaaattaaatttttggCAACTTATTGTGAGTTCTAAAGGTGAAGGGTCACATAATGGCTCTCCTAGCAGTAAATATTTTGTGACTATCTACCTGCAGTAAATATTCCTTTGATGCTCTGTGAAAGACTTGAGGTTGCAACTATCCTCTGGACACCtggataaaaataatgaatcattTTAAATTCATTGTGACATCATAATAGAAATCATCTATCAATAAGGCTCTTCTCCTactcttacccccccccctttgcgcTCAGcctttctgtctgtctctctctctcacatatTTATCTTCTTCTCTCTGCTCCTCCTTTACTACACCATTTCATCTCAGTCTTATGAATAATTGCTCAGTTTACATTTATATCTTGTAACAGTTAGTAAAAATCTGAGATGATTTATCACAAGATGTAATATTAACAGTTAACCGTATACTACTTCtttgtataaaaatgtaatCTGGATGTAATTCAGCAGTTAAGGTGCAATTTTGCAGTTATCAATAAACTATTtcattcaacaaataaataaacaaataaataaataaacaaataattaaataaacaaataaataaatatatcaatcaatcaatcaatcatcaataCTAATAGCCAATGTTAGAAGACATTTAGAATCCTGGGGTGAACGTTTGATAATCATCATGTGGCATTAAGAACAAAATTTTACGATGATTattctttaatttgaatttattgcaTGAAGGCTTGTCACATTATAACATGCCAGCAGAACACTTGCAGATCTCCTGCATAGCTCACCTTTGTGGATATATTCCTTGCATTGCTTATCTCTGGCTAACCTCCTCATTACATCCAAGTGATCTTCCGTCTTTGACCCTACCAACCGACATATCTGACGCTGAAGGTTCTTTGGTAATGCGCACATGTGGGAGAACATGGCAGCTGGGTTGCAGTCTTGCTGGTAAGGGTGCGAACAAATGGGGATACAAGGAAAAGGTtcagatgaagatgatgaatagagcaatatttttttctttatttgaattcaagaatttacattttgttttaatccaAATGAAGATAATCTGTAAATTCAAAAGATCAGATGAAGATACAGcactatatttttcattatttgtattcacgaatttcttttctttcaaacCAGATGAAGATCTTCAATATATTCAAAAGATCAGATGAAATAGTGAATAGAGctctatatttttcattattcatattcaagaattcatgttttcttttaatccAGTTTGTAGATACAATATGGACACACATCCAAGTAAAGATAATTCTAACTAAAATCTAAAACCCACTGTTGTGAAATTCTTCGGTGATCTCCTGACATAGCGACACTCAATATAGGCAAACTGGTATTCCAAATATCGAGCACCATGGCATGTCCATAGGTGTTTATAGATGAAAGGTGCATGCATAAGATAGAATTTCCTTCAATCTGGGCAGTCTATTGTTCACTAATTGTGCGTTCaatgatatcaattttttaTGGAAGTAATCATTTggcaaaatacatttttactcTGAAAGTGCCCCAATCCTTCCTCCATGATTTGAAATATCTATACGTATTAGAGGCCATTGGAGACATGGGTTAAGTACGAAATGATCTAGTGGACCACTTAATTTTTTCTAATGACCACCAGCTCATAAAGACTGCTTTGCTCACTGACAGGTTTTCAGCCATATTGTCTCATGCTCATATGGATAACTTGATACCATATGGGTACTTGTCCAGTAACAGGTGCTTTCCATCACCCAGGGAAGAAAGTATTCTTCACAACATTTATATTCCACACATAGACTCACTCTAGACTCATTCACTagctgaacaagtggaatgcctctgggggtctcacctgcatcatgcgattcaatatagcagcagtgctgactttgaaaactactattaaataattattcacaaaaaacaacattcataaaatgatacaatactacattcattgacctttgacattgatcatgtgacctaaaacttgtcagtgaaacttgattgcccctatatccacattttatacacgATATCCATAAACTTCGAAAGTTATGATAGCAATCTTATAATTACCTCTATTAAAGTGGCCAAAGTTAaaggacctttgaccttcatcatgtgacctgaaacttgtacaggatgttcagtgatacttgattactcttttgtccaagtttcatgaactaggtccatatattttctgatttatgctgtcatttaaaaaacttaacctttggttgaGATTTGGTATTGACGCCGctgccgtcagaaaagcggtgcctataaactcactctgctatgcaggtgagacaaaaatagttAGAAATTTAATTAAAAGATTCTCTATGATGGAATATCGAGTTGGCTTGCTGCTCAATCTATGTTGCCTAAGCAACTCATGTCAGTTATTTTGTGTTAGTTTTCACGAATTCTGGGTTGACAAATTATAATCAACCCACTCCCAACAGAATTTGTATAGCCCCCGGCCCCCTTTCAAGTTTTGGTAAAACTCTAAAAAGTGTCTAtcactgaaaaataaaattatatgacCACTAAAGTTTTTGGAGTATAATTTAGTATAATTTACCTTATTAAGCTTTGACTATACTTACCTCTATGGTGCCACTTTGCTTGTTCCAATGGGTGTTCTCAGTATTATCCATCATATCATGATAATATTTCCTAAATGTATGAAGATTGGGCTTGACGATGTTGGCAACCTTGTTCTTGTTCTCACCAACGACCATTCTAAAGTCCCCTAGATTCAGAGTCAAAACAGAAGAACCTCATCAACTCAACTACTGCAGTAAGGGAGGTGCgctataataaagaaataactGTTTATAAAGCATGTGCCTATATCTACTTGGCACTGTatttgaaagaacaaaaaagatgaaagaatatttaaaaagaaaaaatacaaaaataattaaaagcattaaaaaaataacaaaatttacatGATGGTAAATAACaccaaataaaatatcaaatgaaaagtAGAATAGATGAAAAAGTATTCTTGGCTAGACAAAGAAACAGATGAATGGATGAAGAAATGTCCAATGAATTAGACAACCACATAATCAAAAGTTATACAGAGatcaaaattttgatagatAAACAATCAATAGATAGCAAGAGGAATGAATGAAAtccatcaaaataaacaaatgaatatatagacgaataatgattgattgaatgaatgaataaatgaactgaaatgaattgaataaatgaataaagaatgaattgtatgaatgaatgaatgcatgaatgaatgtatgaacgaatgaatgcatgaatgaatgaatgaatagatgatcaaatgaaaggaaaggtgaatatatgaataaatgaatgaatttttgATCACATATTGAAACAGTAATTTATACCAGAATATGACAATCCAGCTATTGTGATGAAAAGTTCTTCTTCAGAGAATTGTTCTGGCAAGAGCAGCAGACTCGTGTAGACGGCGCTCTGTTGATTCCTCCTAATAGCATTATAGAGGGCGCTGTTCTGCATTCTCTTTATTACATGAACCTAtatgcaacaacaacaaaaaaatgatggagTGTAtaagtaaattttttttataatgatctCGGCATATAAAGTATGCCTAAAGCTTCAGTCAAGGTGCAGTaataaattatattgaaatatcaTCTAATATTCCTATAGATTCATGTATCACAAAAAAgcctgatttttttataatctgtGGATTCTTTGCAAAAATTTGATAACATTTAAGTACATTGAGCATCATTTCTCggttaatattttcattttctctggAATAGTGACCAACACTTTTGGGGGACTTTCCAAAAGTTATAAGAAACCTTAAAGGTACATTTACTTGAAACATTCTATAAATGGTTGACTTTGGTGACacataaatatttgattttttttatcttcttcaAATACACTGACACTGATCATCTTGTTACCATGTCTCATGGATTTTTATGTCCTTGAAAGCTATACAAATCTCCGGAGTAACTTTACAATCCAATGTCATAATCGATTATGAGAGCATGGATACAAACTGTAGTGTTAGAATGAGGCATCACACTTCAGTTCATGACATTGGATTCTAAAGGTAAGCCAAATCTCCACCTCCTAAATCTATTTCTAAACACGATtggaaaatgataattttgatcTTACTGGTTTGTGAAGTCTTCCACTCAGATAGAGATTATTCCAGTTGATCAACTCCTGTACAAGGGTGTCAGTCTTCACTACTCCATACTTTATGAGCTATTACATGGATTGAAATACAATCCAATGAATCATTAACATCAgaattatacaaaaatatatcttaaaggacaagtccaccccaaccaaaacttgatttgaacaagtggaatgcctctggccgtctcacctgcatcacgcagttcaatatagcagcagtgctgactttgaatactactctaactcgcacaagatgttcagtgatacatggttactcttatgtccactttttatgaactagaccaataaacttacagagatatgatggttattcaccaaaaaaccccaacatggccaaagttcattgaccttacatgacctttgaccatgatcatgtgacctgaaactcaaacaggatattcagtgatacttgattactcttatgtacaagtttcatgaatcagatccataaactttcaaagttatgatggtaattcaacagatacacccaattcggccaaagttcattgacctttgaccttggtcatgtgacctgaaacgtgcacaggatgttcagtgatacttgattactctaatgtccaagtttaatgaactagcccaataaacttccaaagttatgatggtaattcaacagatacccccgattcggccaaagttcattgaccctaatgacctttgaccttaatcatgagacctgaaacttgcacaaaattttcagtgatgcttgattactattatgtccaagtttcatgaatcagatccataaactttcaaagttatgatgggaattcaacagatatccccaattcggccaaagttcattgaccctaaatgacctttgaccttggtcatgtgacgtgaaactcatgcaggatgttcagtgatacttgattaaccttatgtccaagtttcatgaactaggtccatatattttctaagttatgatgacatttcaaaaacttaaccacaggttaagatttcgatgttgattcctccaacatggtctaagttcattgaccctaaatgacctttgaccttggtcatgtgacatgaaactctaataggatattcagtaatacttgattaaccttatggccaagtttcatgaactaggtccatatactttctaagttatgatgtcatttcaaaaacttaacctcaggttaagatttgatgttgacgccgccgccgccgccgccgtcgccgccgccgccgtcgccgtcggaaaagcggcgcctatagtctcactttgcttcgcaggtgagacaataaaaatggACATAGAATTCATACAATGAGTggaaaattaaaggtcaagtccacctcagaaaaatgttgatttgaatcaatagagaaaaattcaacaagcataacactgaaaatttcatcaaaatcggatgtaaaataagaaagttatgacatttcaaaatttcgcttattttcaacaaaatagttatatgaacgagccagttacatccaaatgagagagttgatgacatcactcactcactatttcttttgtatttcattatatgaaatatttgtattttctcgtcattgtcatgtgaaatgaagtttcattcctccctgaacatgtggaattccattattttaacattttgtgcttcaggcaaggaggtcctaatcaccaaattcgtaaaaattgaaatattgcataagtcaaacaataaaaaacaaaagaaatagtgagtgagtgacatcatcgactctctcatttggatgtaactggctcgttcatataactattttgttgaaaataagcgaaactttgaaatgtcataactttcttattttacatccgattttgatgaaattttcagcattgtgcttgtctgatttttccctattgattcaaatcaacatttttctgaggtggacttgacctttaagcaacataggaaagggtgaaatatcaaactaaaaaaaaaactacaaaagATACTTCTATCAGTGACAAGTGAAATATAGTGCGCCACTGAATAGGCAAATAGATTATCAgtgcctcataaatgctatatctaattattattattatttaataataataataataaggggTTAAACATTGCAAATTAGATAGAAAAAAAGTGGCATGCCTTGAAATAAgttccatatttcatttttggcaGGTTAAAATTCCACTCAATTAGCTATTTTCTTGATGTACTAGTTGCTTTTATTAAGGCGAAGAGAggttaaaatgattttatgagaAGGCAAATAAAAAgcacattttgacatattacaATTTCCATAGAATTTCCTTGCATATTTCTGATCAGGTATGAAACTCATGATTCGTTACTAGTTAATATAACTCTCTTTCACTTTTAGTaggacaaagtaaaaaaaaagtggtcAACTACGTAGTTTCCTTTATTCTTCCTTCTTGGAAAGTAGAGGACTTCCAAATTTTACCCTGCTTTCCCATTCAACTAGAAAACGTACTTCAAATTTATACAAAGCAAAGAAAGCAAAGACTAAAGGGTATTTTCTCTATCTGCTCCATCAACATCAGTACACTTCCTGCCTGGTTGGCTCTACTCTGAGGCATTAGGCAGTATACCCAatcattctatgaacaaggttataatataaccttgttctcagttatatctccatgtgtggcaaaataagggtggaaatgtttggcttattttctttttctttgggacaaatgcttgatttttttacatcgacagttttcattacacctattatcaatactacttggctcttatttcaatttgattctttaaataatttttttctttattaaaaatagagatcaaaaaatgaaaattttcttgccatattactttccaccaatagagggcgtacacaaaaatatgcccaaaattcaagtttttgagcgctctggtgaatacaaaaattattcccaagttactaatgaaaaataaattgcaactgtatgaaaattagtaattttggtcacaaaagtgatattttaacgattttttgaagtgtgtgctctgtacaacattggcataccatagtcctacctgtagtttcaccacaggcagggtggtagcagtgaacaaggcAGTATACCCAAAGAAAGAAGGAGGGGGGTGCATGCGTCCTGAGTCCAATCATCTCAATCCATCCATAAAAATTAACTTCAAATTAATATATGGCCTCTATTCTACCTAGGTGATCATTCTTGGAAATATGAGTACTTCCATATCTTACCCTGCTTTCACATTCGACAAGAGTGTTGAAATAGACCCCAGCCCCTAGTCTATCTTGGATTGCTGCAATCCTGTGATGGCCCAGGGCTGCTAATGAAGAATAGTGCTTTCGGTTGTCCTGGATGTTTTTCCGATGCCACTCCTCCGGGTTGTCCACAACAAAGATAAAATCGAGCATGTTATCCTATTGAGAGATGGAAACGTACGGTAAATTCTAGgttcaaaatttac
It includes:
- the LOC121411814 gene encoding phosphatidate cytidylyltransferase, mitochondrial-like — encoded protein: MASAIRVNQLYNRILGRFPREISLAFAYGSGAFKQLGNDNKDNMLDFIFVVDNPEEWHRKNIQDNRKHYSSLAALGHHRIAAIQDRLGAGVYFNTLVECESRLIKYGVVKTDTLVQELINWNNLYLSGRLHKPVHVIKRMQNSALYNAIRRNQQSAVYTSLLLLPEQFSEEELFITIAGLSYSGDFRMVVGENKNKVANIVKPNLHTFRKYYHDMMDNTENTHWNKQSGTIEQDCNPAAMFSHMCALPKNLQRQICRLVGSKTEDHLDVMRRLARDKQCKEYIHKGVQRIVATSSLSQSIKGIFTAGFSKTMTYSKQKLMKQWQGGRKKR